A stretch of DNA from Calditrichota bacterium:
GGTTTTTATGATAATGGCCATCGTAAGTCAACCGGGTTGGCCGATTATTTGAAAGAGAACAATATCAGCGATGTTTACATCTGTGGCTTGGCGACAGATTATTGTGTAAAGTTTACTGCGCTGGATGCAAAAGCTGAAGGTTTTAAAACTTTTGTAATTGAAGATGCTTGCCGCGGTGTAGAGCTAAATACCGGCGATGTACAAAAAGCTTTAGAAGAAATGAAAAATGACGGTTGCATTATTGTAAATAGTGAAATGATTTAAACTTCTCTATTTTTGATTCTACTTAATAATTTCCTTCAGCCCTACCTTCTGATCAACCTTTTCAATTTCAAAAGAGACCCGCCCCAAAAGCTGCTCACGATCTGTTTCAACATCAATACGCCATAAACCGGCTTGTATGTTGCGTTTTTGAGTATAACCGCGATAACCGCCATCGCGCCCGCCGTTTATTTTATAATTTGTACGATCTGTTGTAATCCACTCATCTTCTTTTTCATTATACATTTGCCAGTGATGGTAGATTCTCGTATTAAGATTTGTAGGAGCAAAAACCGAGGCAAAACAGAAAACCGTATCTCCGGGCGCGTATCGGAAATCATCATCGGAGTCTTTAAATGGCTCATACCAGCTGCCTTCCTCAAAACGCAGCTTATAACCATCGCCAACCCGGTTTACATAATGATAGATGCCGGCTTCTTTTAAAGAAAGCGGAACCGGCGGAATCAGGTTTGTAAAATACAGCATATTAAAAATCAGGTAAATGGAACCCAGCGTTATTAGCTGATTCTTAAGTTTGGCCTGCATTTTATCGTACAGCTGTTTATACAAAAGATAAACCAATCCGGCAATAAACCCTGAACTGACCAATCCGCTAAGTAAAAAAATGAAAGCATTCATGGTTTCAAAAAGAACTGGCAGGTAAAAAATAAAAAATGAAAATGTTGCCAAATAGTAAAATATTATTTGAAAAGTGAGATTGCCAAGCCTGTCTTTAACAAACTCATTGCTCACCAAAAGCAAAATTAAAAAAAGTAGAAAAAGCCAATTTTTTGTGATTGATGCGCTCTGAAAATAGTAAACCACATAACCACTAAACAAACCGCCAAAGAAAAATTGAACCAGGTTTGGATACCAATCCTTATATTTTAAAAGCCATTTATTTTCTATGATATTTTCTTCAACCAGGTTCACCAGGTAAATAAAAACTCCTGCCAACAGGATATAGGAAAACATAATCAGGTTATCCAAAAGTAAATCAATGCGCGTAAGAGTAAAACTGTCCCAGGTAAAACCGGCAAAAAATGCGATAATCGGCTGGTATTGTTTTTTGTCTTCGTAAAAGGCCTTTAAGGTCGTGGTTGTTTCGTCAAGTATTTTCTTCATTTAAAGACATCCATATAGTGGTGACTGAGCTTGTCCTACTGACAGGATCAGGGTACAATCGCTTTAAGAGTTTTTAATAATCGAAAAGAACTCCTCCAAATTACCCAAGTCTTGCATCACAAAATCTGCTCCCGCTTTTAGCATAACCTGCTTATCAATTTTTCCCGTTAAAACGGCCAAACATTTTAAACCATTTGCTTTGGCACATTCCACATCTTTTGGGCTATCACCAATAATCCAGGTATCCTCAGCTAAGAATGTTTTACCAAAATATTTATCAGCCCGAGAAATGGCGATGGGTGGTAATTCATTTCGGTTCCAATGATCGCTGCCAAACGCACCAAGTGAAAAATAGCTATCCAATCCGGCAGCATTTAATTTAATTTTAGCGCCGTGCATCATGTTTCCTGTAACAAGGCCCATAAAAATAGCATTATCCAGGCTACAGGTTTTCAACAGATTTTCAACACCAGGCAAAATATCAGGAGGAGTTTGTGGAGTAACATGTTTTTTTAACTCGCAAAGGAAGTCGTCCAAAATGATATTTATAATCGGATCATCGAGCTCAATTTTATGATTATTAGACGCTAAAACCTGTTGAACAATCAACGGATCAGTCATTCCGTTAAAGCGTACCTCGTTTCCATTTTTAAAGTTTGGGAAATGCTTTTGGATTACATTAAGGGCAACTTTTTTAGGTATACCGCGCCCGGTGATAAGCGTGCCGTCAATATCAAATAGAAGAAGTTTTTTCATAAATCATTTTAGTTTTAAAAGAGTCTTACCACTGACACACACAGAATCATCACGGATCTTAAATAAAACTAAGTTTTAATTATTACTTACATCGGTGTAAATCTGTGCTGATCTGTGGTAGCAAAACCAGTATTAATATCCCATTTGCTTCAGCTTACTTTCGCTCCGCCGCCAGGCCGGATTAACTTTAACACGTAGTTCCAGGTAAATCTTTCTGCCCAAAAACTGTTCAATAACATTGCGGGCTTTTGCACCAACCTCTTTTAACTTTGCCCCTTTTGCGCCAATTAAAATGCCCTTCTGCGAATCACGTTCAACAAAAATAACTGCCTCGATATAATCTTTGCCTTTACTTCGCTCCTTAAATTCCTTGATCATTACCTCTGAAGAATAAGGAATTTCTTCATGATATGACCGAAAGATTTGCTCCCGGATCAGCTCACTAACAAAAAAGCGTTCCGGTTGATCTGTAATGGCATCCTTATCATAAAATGGAGGGCTCAATGGCAAGTTTTTTTCGATTTCAGTTTTCAGTTCATCAACTCCCTCTCTGTTTGTCGCAGAAATGGGAACAATCGAATCAAAAGAATACCATTTTTGATAGAGCTCAATCAATGGCAATATTTTAGATTTTTCTATAAGATCGATTTTATTAAGAATTAAAATGGAACGATGTGCCGATGTTTTTAATGCTTTTAGATCAATCTCCACAGGATGTTTTTTTTGTGTGCAGTCAACCATCATAAGCAGCAAATCTGCATCACTCAAAGCCTCTTCAATTTGCTTTACCATTTTTTTATGAAGCTCATATTTTGGTTTTACCAAACCGGGCGTATCCACAAAAATGCATTGAAGATTTTCCTCATTTAAAATGCCCAGTACATTACGCCGTGTAGTTTGTGGACGTGCAGAAATAATTGCCAGCCGAATATCGAGCAAGGCATTTAATAAAGTGGATTTACCTGAGTTTGGTAAACCGAATATTGCAGCATAACCTGCTTTGTGTTTTGTGTTTATGGATTGGTTCAAAATTGTGTTCTTTATTTTAAAATTTCTAGTAGTTTTTGAATTTGTTCTAAACGTGGCTGCATAATTTCAAATCCTGTATCACGATCGATTTTATCTGACCAAAATTCGCAGATAACTCCGCTTTGGCCTACAAAAAAATAAGCCAGGTTTTCAAATGTTCCGAGAACGTCTTTTAATTCTTCTTTTTCGATTAGTGCTTTTATTTTTTTATTATCTGCCGGCATTATAAAAAAAGCTTTGCCGTTGTTTGATAAAACCTCGCCGGCATTATCCGGCGATTCATTATTTTGTTCCAGCTGCCATGATTTTTCGGTAATTGTTAAAGAAAAGTCCTGAACTGCGTTTAACGAAATATCAATATAGGTTTTTCTTCCGGAGCTTGTTCTGGCTGTGCTAAAATTTATGGTTAAGTCATTTCCATTTACATTGCCATGAAAAACTGGTCTTGCAACAAAACTGTTTCTTATAATTTTCCCACTGTAATTATCTTCAAGGTCCAACATATTTCGATGAACAACATCCCATAAAGATTTTCGAAGATAAATCAACCCCGCCCAGGCAAGCAATAATAACAAAACAACCGATGCAGCAATCATAAGCATAAAAACAATTTCTCCTATTGAAAATAAATGGGCATGGGTGAAAAACAAATTATAAAAACTATGTATGAAATATAGCCAATTAGTTTTCGGCCAACTCCAATGTTAATCGATTCATCCAAAGTTGGCGGATGTTTAAACTTTATAAACAGAATAATTAAAAATGGCCAGAGAAAATACACCCATGAATTGTATTGGGAAATCAAAACAATATTTAACGCAATAAGAGCAGCAAATCCGGCGACTGCTATTCGTGCTGATTTTCCGCCAAACATTGCATGGGTAATGTGTCCGCCATCCAGCTGGCCAATCGGCATTAAATTAAGCGCAGTAATAAGCAGCCCAAACCATCCGGCAACGATATATGGAAAATGATACACTTCACTCATAGGCAAATAAGATCTGCCTGTTTTTTCTGCAATAAAATCGAATAAAATGTTGCTCCCAAAAGTAAGGGCTCCCGTTGTATCGGTGGCAATTGGATGCAATGATCCGATAAACTCCCACATTGCTTCTTCATTCGGGATTTGGTGAAAACCAATAATGAGAAAAATTAAACTTACAACAAAACCGGCAATGGGTCCTGCAACCCCAATATCAAAAAGTGCTTTTTTATTCGGGATCTGCTCCTTTAGGCGGATAAAAGCGCCAAGTGTCCCAAAATTGACTATAAATGGAAAATAGATGGGCAGGAAATACGGAAGTGTTACATTGAGCCCATAAAAACGGGCGAAAAGATAATGCCCCATTTCATGGCAAAACAAAATTGAAAGCAAAGCAAAAGAATAATTAAATCCGTAACTGAAGTTTTCCCATGAAGAAAACGGGTCCTTTTCTCCAAGTTGAACACCCGTTATTGTAGTGGTTAAAATGGTAACAAATAATAACAATATGGGAACGAATACCTGGTTCTTTCCAGGTTTATGATCCGATGAAAGAATCCTGAGGTAGTATTTTTTCTTGGAAAATTCAGCCTGAGAATAAAGTCCTTTACTTAACAGCTCTTCCTGTATTCCACGTATTTCATCATCTGTTAATTTATTTATGTCTTGCTTGTAAACCAGAAATCCATACATCCGCGCCCATTTATCAAGCTTTAAACGTCCGCGAATAACCGGTTCTGCAATTTCTGCACGTCTTTTTGAGTACAATTAATTCCTTTGATTTGTGTTACTAAAGCAGCGAATAAACATTAATCCTGGTTTTCCTGTTCTTCTTCTTCCTGAATTTTTCCTGTCATCGGAACAAACCGAACCGGTAAAACACTGTCCATTGTGTGGCCACCGTTATTTTTGCTAATTACAACTAATTCCTGAACATATTTTCCAACCGGCAAAATCATTCTGCCACCAACTTTTAGCTGTTCAAGCAAACGAGGCGGTATTGTTGATGGAGCAGCCGTAACCATAATCGCATCAAATGGGGCTTGTTCAGGCCAACCAAGATAGCCATCGCCCTGTTTGATAATTATATTTTCATACCCCAGGCTCGTGATTGTTTTTTGTGCACTTTCAGCAAGCTCTTCTATAATTTCCATCGAGTAAACTGTATCCGCAATTTGGGCAAGTATTGAAGCCTGATAACCAGAGCCTGTTCCAATTTCTAAAACCCGGTCACCAGGTTTAATGCGTAACTCATCTGTCATAAAAGCCACAATATAGGGCTGGCTTATCGTCTGTCCTTTTCCAATTGATCTGGCTTCATCATTATAGGCTGCGGCTTGATCTTCTTCCGGTACAAATTTATGTCTTGGAACAGTTTTCATGGCATTAATTACTAACGTGTCTTTTACACCGCGTGCTAAAATCTGGCGCTTCACCATCTCACTTCGTAGTTGTGTAAATTGATCTTCTGCCATTGTTTCCCTGTTTTTGCTGGTACAGGAAAATACAAAAAACATAGCTAAACAAACCAAAATTATTTGTTTGCTAAAATTCCCATAAGAAAATTCTATTAACCGTTTATTAATCACCATTTTTGCCTTCTTTTCACATCATGAAAAAAGTATTATTGGTTTAAAACCATTAAATGTTCGGTCACGCTTTCTGCAAGGCCATTTAAATCATATCCACCTTCCAGCATTGAAATAATTTTCCCATCACAATGATCATTTGCAAACGCGGTTATTATCTTTGTCATTTGTGCAAACCCATCACTGCTAACATTCATGCCGCCGATTGGATCTGAAACATGCGCATCAAATCCTGCTGAAATAAAAACTAAATCCGGCGAAAAAACTTTTCCAATTTTAGATAACGCGTCCGAAAGAATTTTACAATACGTCCCATCATCCTGGCTGGAATCTAAAGGAATATTGAGCGTGTAACCTACACCTTCATCAGCTCCTGTTTCATTCGAAAACCCTGTCCCGGGAAAAAGTGGAGACTGATGCAAACTCAAGTAAAACACATCATCACGATTATAAAAAATATCCTGTGTCCCGTTTCCGTGGTGAACATCCCAATCAATAATCAAGGCACTTTTAATATACTTTTTTTCAATGGCATAAGCGGCGGCAATGGCAATGTTATTAAAAATGCAAAATCCCATAGATCGGTTTTTCTCTGCATGATGGCCTGGTGGGCGAACGGCGGTAAAAATTCTGGAATGACTCTTTTCCTTAAAAACTAAATCCACGGCGTGTATGCCGGCACCAACAGCTTTTAAAGCCGCGCTTATTGATTGTTCACTTAAGATGGTGTCACCATCAATAACAAAATTTTCTATACCGTTTTGGGCAAGATTGTATTCTACCAGATTTTTGTTATGGGCAAGACAAAGTTGATTTTTAGTTGCCGGAGGTGGTGAGAAGTGTGAAAGCCGGGTCCAAATTCCTGATTTTTTTAAATGAGATTCAATGGCCCGTAATCGGTCGGCTCTTTCCGGGTGAAACTCTCCCGGATTGTGTTCAAGAAAAATGGGATCCGAAATATAGCCAATTGTGTTCATTAGGAAATTAACTTAATCTTGGAAAATAGATTTTGAATGTAGTGCCCTTATTTACCTCAGACTCAACTTCAATGCGACCCTTTTGTTCTTCAATAAGTTTCTTTACAATAGCCAAACCAAGACCTGTTCCGCCTTTTTTACCGCTTGTTACAAAAGAATCAAACAAAGTTTGTTTAATCTCGTCCGGAATACCCGCACCTGTATCGGAAAGAAGGAACACAACGTCGTTTTTTTCTTTATTGGCCGTAATAGAAAATTTTCCACCAGGCTCCATGGCTTCAAGTCCATTTTTCATAATATTCATAAAAATGCGCTGTATTTTTTCCGGGTCAACATAAATCATACTTGCAGTATTACAGGCTGTTTCAAACTCAAATCCTTTTTTCTTAACATCGCCTTCAAAAAATTTCTGAAACTCTTCAAGTATTTTATTAACTGCGCATTTGACTGGCAAAATACTGGATTTTCCTTTTGCAAAGTCCAATACATCGGTGGTCATGTTCGTTAAAAACTTAATTTGCTGAGTTATGATTTCAGAATATTCTTTACGTGTTTCAGCATCATCTTCATCCTGCAGCAGATCAACGAAGCCATAAATGTTACCCATCGGTGTGCGTAAATCATGCACTATTGTACTCATCATATTTCCTATGGAAGACAAACGGTCTGCTTTGATTTTTTCTTCTTTTAACTGAAATGTTTCAATGGCGCGGGAAATCTGGCCGCTAAGTGATGAAAGAAGACGAATGTCCGCCGAGCTAAAATAATCATTTTCAGTTGATTTGTTGTAAACCTCTAAAATACCGATAACTTCATCATTAATCTTTAAAGGAACACATACCAAATGTTTAATATCAACACCTAATTTTTTTGAAAACTCTTCACTAAAAAGCTTATCATTCTTAACATCGTTTGAAAAATAGAGTTCGCCACTTTGAACAACCTTTCCAACAATACCTGTATTTCCGGAAAAATGAAGGCTGTTGGCTTTTTCTGAGTCTATATTTTTAACAACGCGTTTAGAGTATTCATTTGTTTTGCGGTCGCGTAAGGTTATCAGCGCTGCTTCTACAACAATGGTCTCTGTAATTTTTTCAATTAAGATATTGAGTAGTTCGTTCAGGTCATAGGCTTTATTTAACTCTCGTTCAATATCAAAAAGCAAGTCCAGTTCATTTACTTTCTTTTCAAGCTTGGAATATAAATTTGAATTATTGATGGCGATAGCAATTTGAGAAGCCATACTTGCTAGCAATTCCTCGTCTTCTTCTTCAAAAACACCTTCACGTTTGTTTAATATCTGAAGTACACCAATAATATTTTTTTCTTTTTCTGCATCTTTTGATGCCTCAAAAATAGGCATGCACAAAATCGATCTTGTTTTAAAACCTGTTTTCTTATCAATCGCCGGGTTAAACCGATCGTCTTTATAAGCATCTGGAATGTTAATAACATCTCCGGTTTTAGCCACATGGCCTGCAATGCCAACTCCAATTTTCAGGCGGATTTCCAATATTTCTGCGTCTTGTGCTACTTTGGACCAAAGTTCGCCTTTTTCCTTGTCAACGATATAAAATGTCCCCCGCTCAGAATCCATCAAGTTGTTAACTTCCTGGATTACCAGCATAAGTAAACGTTCAATCCTTAATTCAGAACTTAAAGCCCGCCCAATTTGCTGGATGGATTTCATCTCAACGGATTTTCTATTGAATTGCTTTTCTAGTTCAGAAATCGATAATTTATGTTCGTCCATGGATTTACTTCCCGAATTATTCTTTAAGTGGCCGATAAAATATACTGTATCATATGCCTAAAACAAAAAAAGGGATCAGGTAAATTATACCTAACCCCTTTTAAGATTTTTTTTATTTTCTTATTCTATATTCGATACTGCCCGCTCAACCGTTTCATAGCTATCAAAAACTTTTATGAGCTGAGTTATTATAAGTAAACTTTGTACTTTTTCTGTAACCCGTGCCAAGGCAAGCTTTCCATCCGAATTTTTTAAGGTTGTCATACTGGCCATTAAAACGCCCATCCCGGAACTGTTCATCCATTTAACGTCCCCAAGATCGATAACTACTTTTTTGATTCCATCAGAAATCAATCCTTTTATATGTTCATGCACTTCTTGTGTCTCGGGGCCACCCATCATTTTACCGGACAAAGTAAGTATCGCTACATGATTCTCGATTTTTTCTTTAATCTTCATTGAAATCTCCCCAAGTATGGACTCTTTTAAAAGCAATGAAAAAACATATAATAAAATATAGATTGAGTCAAATTTTTTAAGTTATAATTATGTTTGACTCTTTACTGTTCTGCTTACTCGTTGTTTGAACTTTCTTCTTTTTCAGGGTAGTAGGCATGAATTTTACTATCGAAAAATTCATCTTGTGCAATAACGGTTGGATTTATTTCTTTTTCAAATTTCATATCTTCCATCAATTCACGATCGTAAACATCAGCTTCATCATACATATCCATATCATTCAGGATTTCATTTTCTTTTTTCTCTTCAAGACGAACGGAATTAATTTGGCGGGCACGTGCTGATATCAATAAACACGCTTCATAAATATTAATATTTTTTTTGTGCATTTTTCTTAAATCAAGCGTTTGAATCGCCATTCAATTCTCCGGGTTGTTGTTAAAATAGCTGATAAATTTATCAAATTGTTTCGTCATTGTCAAAAGAAACTTGATGGATTTTGAATTATTATGTCCAGAACCATATTCATATTTTTTTTATTATTGAAGATTTTATTTATCTTGGCATATCTGGTTTTTCTAATCAATCCAAAACCTTTACTCATTTTACCTATCCTATGTTGAAATCATTTATAAAAAAACTTTTGTGGCCTCCCCATTTATGGAAGGCTTTCACAGCGAAAAAAAGAAGAAAAAAAGTAGCCCGCTCTGCTGAAGACCCACAACTTAAACTGTATGATAAAATTCTCAATACAGGATTTTTACATTACGGTTATTTCGATGACCCAAAGAAGTCAGCCGGAGATATTTCACTGAATGATATTCGCCATGCACAAATCCGCTACGCTGAATTGATTCTGGATCAGATTTCAAATATCAAAGATGATATATTAGATGTGGGTTGCGGAATGGGCGGACTGATTGGACTCCTTCTCGAAAAAAACATACCAACAACCGGTGTTACTCCAGATCGCGTTCAGGTTAACTACATCTCTGAAAAATATCCTCAAGCCACATTGATTCATGCAAAATTTCAGAAGATGCCGGTTTCAGAGTACGAACAATTTTTCAGCACGATTGTTCACTCGGAGTCTTTGCAATATATGGGGCTTAATAAAGCGATTGAAAAGGTTCTTACGCTATTAAAACCTGGTGGCCGCTGGATTGTGGTAGATTATTTTCGAACTGATGAAGCTCATGAGAAATCTGGCCACTACTGGAATGATTTTGTACAAAAGCTTGAAGACAATAATCTTGAGATTGTATACAAACAAGACATTACTGCAAATATCCGGCCGACCCTGGATTATATTTATATGTGGGGTAATGAAATAGGAAAGCCTATTTTTGAGTTCATTGTTGCAAAGCTTGAAAGAAAACATCCCGGGAAGCATTATTTACTAGAAGAAACAATCGCTGCACTTGATCACAAAATCGAAGATAATTTAGATATTGTAAATCCTGATATTTTTACAAAAGACAAAAATTATATCTTGGTGAGTATTGAACGAAAAGCCGGGTAATGCTCTTTGTATTTTATATCTTCCAGGGTTCTCAATATCAATTATACAGCCTCTAAAAATTTACTTCTTAAAATTGAAAGGAATGTAAATGTTAAGACTTGTCTTTTTTTTCCTGATTATTTTAGCTACCTTTTTATTTGCTCAAACGACACCTCAATCCGGCTTATCTTCCAACACTCCAGATTTAGTTGTTTATATGAATGCCCGGATTAGCAACCCGGGACTATCAAAAGTTTCCAACACACTTATACTGGATGGTAAAACAATTGTTGCTGTGGGCGATAATTTAAAACCACCAAAAGGCTCGCAGATTATTGATACCAAAGGCGGCTTTATTTATCCGGGTTTCATCGAGCCATACACCCGTTATGGTGTCCAGGAATTAAAAAAAGGAAAGCGGGAAAGAAAACCAAAACCGACTATTTCGAGAACCGGGATGATCCATTGGAATGCGGCTGTGAAACCACAGAGGTCAGCAGCAAATGAATTTAATGCCAATGCAAAAAAAGCAGAAGAATGGCGAAAATCCGGGTTCACATTTGTACAGACAAACGGAATCGATGGGTTGTTCCAGGGCTCTGCTGCTGTTGTTTCACTGGGACAAGGTTTAGCCAACAATCTTATCCTAAATGATAATAGTGCTCAGTTTATGTCCTTCTCAAAAGGAACATCCGTGCAGGACAACCCTTCATCTCTTATGGGTTCAATTGCTTTGATCCGGCAAACTTTATATGATGCAAAATGGTATCAAAATGCCTGGAGTGCTTTTGACTCTAACCCAAACCAGCAAAGACCGGAGAAAAATATTTCTCTTCAGACACTGGCAAATGTCGTTAATAAAAAACAACCGGTAGTTTTCGGGGTATCAAATTATCTTGATCTGATGCGCGCCTCGAAAATCGCTGATGAGTTTGGATTGAAATTTATTTACAAAAGTGGTGGAGACGAGTATAAACGACTAGACGATATTAAAAAATTAAAAGCCACTTTAATTGTTCCAGTCAACTTTCCCGCAAAACCATTTTTAACCTCAGCCGACTTCGATGCGGATATCACCCTTGGTGAACTTAAACATTGGGATACTGCTCCTGAAAATGCAGCCCGGTTAGCCAAAGCCGGAATCCATTTTGCTTTTACCACAAATGGATTAAAAGATAAAAAAGCATTCTTAAAAAATGTCAGACAGGCTGTAAACAGAGGGTTGGATAAAAAAACCGCCCTCGCTGCACTTACAATTGTACCTGCAAAAATTGCCGGCATTTCTCAATTAGCCGGTTCTTTGGAAAAAGGCAAATCTGCCAGCTTTATTATTTCGGATAAGGATATATTTGAAGAGAATGCAACTATACAAACTGTAGTTGTTGAGGGAAAACGGTATGAAATTAATCAGCCACCGGAAAATGATGTTCGTGGTAAATGGCTACTGAAAAGTACAGGTTTTGAAAATGATATTACGTTATCTATAGAAGGAAAAATTGCATCACCAAAAGCATCCTTTCAGATTGACAGTTTAAAACTAAAAAGCAGCGGTTTTAGCATAAAAGGCAGCCGCATAGTTTTTAACATTACAAG
This window harbors:
- a CDS encoding protein-L-isoaspartate(D-aspartate) O-methyltransferase — its product is MFFVFSCTSKNRETMAEDQFTQLRSEMVKRQILARGVKDTLVINAMKTVPRHKFVPEEDQAAAYNDEARSIGKGQTISQPYIVAFMTDELRIKPGDRVLEIGTGSGYQASILAQIADTVYSMEIIEELAESAQKTITSLGYENIIIKQGDGYLGWPEQAPFDAIMVTAAPSTIPPRLLEQLKVGGRMILPVGKYVQELVVISKNNGGHTMDSVLPVRFVPMTGKIQEEEEQENQD
- a CDS encoding GAF domain-containing protein, whose amino-acid sequence is MDEHKLSISELEKQFNRKSVEMKSIQQIGRALSSELRIERLLMLVIQEVNNLMDSERGTFYIVDKEKGELWSKVAQDAEILEIRLKIGVGIAGHVAKTGDVINIPDAYKDDRFNPAIDKKTGFKTRSILCMPIFEASKDAEKEKNIIGVLQILNKREGVFEEEDEELLASMASQIAIAINNSNLYSKLEKKVNELDLLFDIERELNKAYDLNELLNILIEKITETIVVEAALITLRDRKTNEYSKRVVKNIDSEKANSLHFSGNTGIVGKVVQSGELYFSNDVKNDKLFSEEFSKKLGVDIKHLVCVPLKINDEVIGILEVYNKSTENDYFSSADIRLLSSLSGQISRAIETFQLKEEKIKADRLSSIGNMMSTIVHDLRTPMGNIYGFVDLLQDEDDAETRKEYSEIITQQIKFLTNMTTDVLDFAKGKSSILPVKCAVNKILEEFQKFFEGDVKKKGFEFETACNTASMIYVDPEKIQRIFMNIMKNGLEAMEPGGKFSITANKEKNDVVFLLSDTGAGIPDEIKQTLFDSFVTSGKKGGTGLGLAIVKKLIEEQKGRIEVESEVNKGTTFKIYFPRLS
- a CDS encoding histone deacetylase; translation: MNTIGYISDPIFLEHNPGEFHPERADRLRAIESHLKKSGIWTRLSHFSPPPATKNQLCLAHNKNLVEYNLAQNGIENFVIDGDTILSEQSISAALKAVGAGIHAVDLVFKEKSHSRIFTAVRPPGHHAEKNRSMGFCIFNNIAIAAAYAIEKKYIKSALIIDWDVHHGNGTQDIFYNRDDVFYLSLHQSPLFPGTGFSNETGADEGVGYTLNIPLDSSQDDGTYCKILSDALSKIGKVFSPDLVFISAGFDAHVSDPIGGMNVSSDGFAQMTKIITAFANDHCDGKIISMLEGGYDLNGLAESVTEHLMVLNQ
- the era gene encoding GTPase Era produces the protein MKNTILNQSINTKHKAGYAAIFGLPNSGKSTLLNALLDIRLAIISARPQTTRRNVLGILNEENLQCIFVDTPGLVKPKYELHKKMVKQIEEALSDADLLLMMVDCTQKKHPVEIDLKALKTSAHRSILILNKIDLIEKSKILPLIELYQKWYSFDSIVPISATNREGVDELKTEIEKNLPLSPPFYDKDAITDQPERFFVSELIREQIFRSYHEEIPYSSEVMIKEFKERSKGKDYIEAVIFVERDSQKGILIGAKGAKLKEVGAKARNVIEQFLGRKIYLELRVKVNPAWRRSESKLKQMGY
- a CDS encoding DUF2914 domain-containing protein, which produces MKKILDETTTTLKAFYEDKKQYQPIIAFFAGFTWDSFTLTRIDLLLDNLIMFSYILLAGVFIYLVNLVEENIIENKWLLKYKDWYPNLVQFFFGGLFSGYVVYYFQSASITKNWLFLLFLILLLVSNEFVKDRLGNLTFQIIFYYLATFSFFIFYLPVLFETMNAFIFLLSGLVSSGFIAGLVYLLYKQLYDKMQAKLKNQLITLGSIYLIFNMLYFTNLIPPVPLSLKEAGIYHYVNRVGDGYKLRFEEGSWYEPFKDSDDDFRYAPGDTVFCFASVFAPTNLNTRIYHHWQMYNEKEDEWITTDRTNYKINGGRDGGYRGYTQKRNIQAGLWRIDVETDREQLLGRVSFEIEKVDQKVGLKEIIK
- a CDS encoding HAD hydrolase-like protein, giving the protein MKKLLLFDIDGTLITGRGIPKKVALNVIQKHFPNFKNGNEVRFNGMTDPLIVQQVLASNNHKIELDDPIINIILDDFLCELKKHVTPQTPPDILPGVENLLKTCSLDNAIFMGLVTGNMMHGAKIKLNAAGLDSYFSLGAFGSDHWNRNELPPIAISRADKYFGKTFLAEDTWIIGDSPKDVECAKANGLKCLAVLTGKIDKQVMLKAGADFVMQDLGNLEEFFSIIKNS
- a CDS encoding methyltransferase domain-containing protein; translation: MNYYVQNHIHIFFIIEDFIYLGISGFSNQSKTFTHFTYPMLKSFIKKLLWPPHLWKAFTAKKRRKKVARSAEDPQLKLYDKILNTGFLHYGYFDDPKKSAGDISLNDIRHAQIRYAELILDQISNIKDDILDVGCGMGGLIGLLLEKNIPTTGVTPDRVQVNYISEKYPQATLIHAKFQKMPVSEYEQFFSTIVHSESLQYMGLNKAIEKVLTLLKPGGRWIVVDYFRTDEAHEKSGHYWNDFVQKLEDNNLEIVYKQDITANIRPTLDYIYMWGNEIGKPIFEFIVAKLERKHPGKHYLLEETIAALDHKIEDNLDIVNPDIFTKDKNYILVSIERKAG
- a CDS encoding STAS domain-containing protein translates to MKIKEKIENHVAILTLSGKMMGGPETQEVHEHIKGLISDGIKKVVIDLGDVKWMNSSGMGVLMASMTTLKNSDGKLALARVTEKVQSLLIITQLIKVFDSYETVERAVSNIE
- a CDS encoding site-2 protease family protein — its product is MYSKRRAEIAEPVIRGRLKLDKWARMYGFLVYKQDINKLTDDEIRGIQEELLSKGLYSQAEFSKKKYYLRILSSDHKPGKNQVFVPILLLFVTILTTTITGVQLGEKDPFSSWENFSYGFNYSFALLSILFCHEMGHYLFARFYGLNVTLPYFLPIYFPFIVNFGTLGAFIRLKEQIPNKKALFDIGVAGPIAGFVVSLIFLIIGFHQIPNEEAMWEFIGSLHPIATDTTGALTFGSNILFDFIAEKTGRSYLPMSEVYHFPYIVAGWFGLLITALNLMPIGQLDGGHITHAMFGGKSARIAVAGFAALIALNIVLISQYNSWVYFLWPFLIILFIKFKHPPTLDESINIGVGRKLIGYISYIVFIICFSPMPIYFQ